A stretch of Garra rufa chromosome 11, GarRuf1.0, whole genome shotgun sequence DNA encodes these proteins:
- the LOC141345811 gene encoding translocon-associated protein subunit gamma-like, with protein sequence MAPKSGNKQQSEEDLLLQDFSRNLSAKSTALFYGNALIVSAIPIWLFWRIWHMDLVQSAVLYAVMTLVSTYLVAFAYKNVKFVLKHKVAQKREDAVSKEVTRKLSEADNRKMSRKEKDERILWKKNEVADYEATTFSIFYNNTLFLLIVIIASFFLLKNFNPTVNYILSISASSGLIALLSTGSK encoded by the exons ATGGCACCCAAAAGCGGCAACAAACAGCAGTCAGAAGAGGATCTTCTCCTGCAGGACTTCAGCAGGAACCTGTCGGCGAAATCTACGGCGCTATTCTACGGCAATGCGCTAATCGTGTCCGCAATTCCTATCT GGCTGTTTTGGAGGATCTGGCATATGGATTTGGTCCAGTCTGCAGTGCTGTATGCAGTTATGACTCTAGTCAGCACCTACCTGGTTGCCTTTGCTTACAAGAACGTCAAATTTGTCCTCAAGCACAA GGTTGCTCAGAAACGTGAAGACGCCGTGTCCAAGGAAGTGACCCGCAAGCTTTCTGAGGCCGACAACCGCAAAATGTCCCGTAAAGAGAAGGACGAGAG GATCCTGTGGAAGAAAAATGAGGTTGCTGATTATGAGGCCACCACTTTTTCCATCTTTTACAACAACACTCTGTTCCTTTTGATTGTCATCATTGCCTCTTTCTTCTTGCTGAAGAACTTCAATCCAACAGT GAACTACATTCTGTCCATTAGTGCCTCTTCTGGTCTGATCGCCCTGCTGTCCACAGGGTCCAAATAA